In the Zingiber officinale cultivar Zhangliang chromosome 5A, Zo_v1.1, whole genome shotgun sequence genome, gtaaattttaaaattttcaactcattTATCACCATGTCTCCTGATAGGATAGGTGGTGGTCTTCCATACTCTTCTGTGCCATCAAAAAATTGAGCATTTTTTCAAAATACATGATCACTATTTAAAAACCTCCGATGACCCATATAACAATATTTTCCACCATGTTTTAACCATTGTGAATGTGTAAATTGATGACAAATTGGGCATGCAAGTTTTCAAAATCTGGATAAGTTTGCATATCCAGGGAAATCACTTATTGTGCATAGTAATGCAGCATACAATTGAAAATTCTGTTTAGTTGATGCATTATATGTTTGAACTCCTATCTCCCATAAATCCTTCAAATATGCAATAAGAGGTTGCAAGTAGATGTCGATGTTATTCCCTAGAGAGGATAGGTCAGGTATCAATAGTGACAACATAAAGTATGGTtgcttcatacacatccatggtggAAGATTATATGACATTAAAATAACTGGTCATGTACTATGTGTCACAGTCATATTTTTGAATGGATTAAATCCATCTTATGCTAAACCAAGCCTTATGTTCCTAGGATCCTTTGCAAATTCTGGGTGCTTATGGTCAAATATATGTTTGCCAAGATGGAGATCAGCCGGATGTCGCATGTAACCATCCTTTGTACGGGATTCAGAATGTCATCTCATATGAGATGTTGTTTTGGATGACATGAACAAATGTTGTCATCTAGGCTTTATTGGAAAATACCATAAAACCTTACGTGcaatttttctcttctcaccaGTAGGGTCATTTTTAGATATTTCTCATCTAAGCTCACTACATAGTTTGCATTGAATTCTGTATTTATCCAACCTCCAAAACAAAgtacaatcattaggacaagcatCAAACTTTTCGTAACCAAGTCCTAATTGCTTCATCAATTTTTCTGCTTCGTAGTACGACTTAGGTAAATCATCCATTGCATTTGGAAATGCTTCTCTCAATAAATTTAAAAGCATATAAAAAATCTTGTTGGTCATTTTCCCTAGACACTTCAAGTGAAGCAAATGGATAATAAATGCAAGTTTTGAGAATTTCTTACAACCTGGATATAATTCTTTTtgtgaatcatcaattaatttatagaatttctCTGCCTCTCTAGTTGGAatctccttatcattttcaaatgctGATGTGCTGATAATACTATCATTATGCTCTGGAATCCCAAATGCCTCGTAAATTAATCCTTGCATATCATCTGCATCCTTTCGAGATTGGACAAAATCAGAGTTTGTAGATGCACTATATGCTATTTCTCCATGAGCTACCCAGTGAATATATcctttgataaatccatcaaccgtCAAATGATCATAAGCAACCTCTCTTGAAACAAATATACCAATCTTACACTGCACACAAGGGCATAAAATCATTCCATTTATGTTAGCATTAGAAAATGCAAATTGTAAGAAACACTCAACTCCATTTCTATACTCCTCAGTTTGTCTCGGTAAAACCATCCAACTCTTATCCATAacgattctaaaaaaaaaatattcaaataagtttaacattatatataaattgaaataattttatcaTGATAGAGGTAATGCAAGTGAAATGCATGTCTAGATAGTATATATAATCTTTATTTCAAAATGTGCTCTGGAAATATTTTATAAAGCAAAGTATATTATTAGGGAATAGTATATCCTGTGATGCTCAATAGAAAGGTGAAGTAAAATTGAGGAaccataaattttaaaaaatatattacattTCCTAATATAATTACCACGACCaaatgaatcaaaattaaaacaTATTAAGCCAACTTGATCACTGATATTACTCAAGCACATTATTAAAGTGATATTTTGCTATTTAATGGTATaagcaaaacaaaaaaaaaataatatatagaaaACCTAAAACTCTATCAAAGAATTCTTATCCTAATTGTTAGAAAGAGAGGGAGAAACAAGAGagaattagtaataaatcaattAATGATTTCATCAAATGATCCATATAATTTGTCCTTGATATTCATTATGCTCAATAGCCAAGAACAAGAGAACAGAATAATGATCTAAATATAGCAAACAGATTcaaacaaaaaacacaaatttAACTTCCGATTGGGTAACAAAGATATCCGAAAcacaataaaagaaattattgtcATAGACTCAGAAAGATACCATTCATAGAGATAGTAGGCAAAAGGTCAAAACCAACACAAATCAGtgcattaaagaaaaacaaaatacaactAAATCAAGATGTTTATATGCACGAATGTAGGTTAGTTGGAACCAAATTTAGAAGATAATAACATTATGGTGGTACATTTAGAATTCTCCTAAAACAAATGAAAAATAGGAGACCAAGTCATTGAACATGTTTACCAGAACAGGAGAATGCACAAAGGAAGTAGTAAGAAACATAATCCATCCTAAAGTAGTGCACTTCATCTACCACCGAGGGACTAACAGGTTAGTCTTTCACTTTGTTCTTTCTATGTCAATTGTTTAATGGTATGCAATTCATTCTTGCGTCTTTTGACTAAAAATAAGTATTAGCTATGCAAGTGGTGGTTGAAGACCATAATCATATAAGAATCATTGACCACCGTGCAAATCGTAGTCTTTTTTTGTTGCTTGGTCAAAAGTGAGAACTGAAAGATTCAAATCTTTACTCTACTTACACATAAATGTAACATtaagcaaaacaaaataaaaaaaaatctgcaaAACCTAGAAACAACTGAGGATTAGCACATATACACAAACCTAAGAAGATGAAGGGTAGATTCGGCGCATTCCTGGAAAATGCAGTAGACGTTTGTGTGAGCGGCGTCTTGCGGCGTGAGAAAGAAATCCGACTGCCTGCAAAAACTAGAAACCTTGTGCGTCGTGACCGAGAGGTGTAGCATAGGGAAAAGAGGAAATCTAAGGACAATGAGGTGGTGTGCGAAAAGCAAAACCTAGCCGTGTGCGGTGTGAGGAAGAAGTTCGACGCAAGAGAAAGAGGTCTGTGCGATTGGCGACTTACGGCGTGCGATGTAGGGAAAAGAGGAGATCGATTGAAGGAGAGCTCGATCGACTTGATCTGGCCATGTGCACGTAACAGAAGCTTTGTGTGAAAAGAAACCTAGCGGCATGGGAGAAAAGTTCGGCACAGGAAAACAATGGAGAAAGTATACGATAGAGAAAAGATCGGCACAGGGTTTTAATTAATATACGTTAACACAACATATACttataaattaaactaattattcCTATATCAATAATGACATTTATTTAAATGTCATAAGAAAGGGTCTAatttgttatttaaaaaaaattttttggGGTTTTTGATAATATGATACTTATAAATAAATATCGTTAAGATAATGTTACAATAggctaattttcttgtagtgactatTTTCTCTTCCACTAGCTCCTATGctaacttgagtgtcagagtAGTCACACCGAGTCTAACCTTGGTGCTCATTCTAACCTCTTGCTAAAGTGTTGAAGGGATTTCAAGAGCTCTCTTCGTCATCGGAATAGTAGGACTTCTTTCTACCGTAGTTGctcttcaaaaaataaaataaaaaaataaataatttagaaaaagtCTCAAAAAGTCATTTTGCTTGAGTTAACGAGTTTTTTCTGGaattagaaatttctgcttaaatgAATTAGAAATTTTATCAGTTTTTTTACTTAAGTCATTTCGGTTTAAATTACTAAAAAAATcttcaaaagttttttaaaatttcactGAGAATTTTTTTAAGACTGTTTCTGTGAaatttttttgcaaaacttaaacTTGTGTTACTTATGTTTTATTGATGCATTACTTAGAAATTTAACAACAagtcttttacttagaaattctgtTAAATTGAAATcagtttcaaaattttctaagttttaaacCCTTAGATTTCTTCTTacaaaccccaattttttatgtgatcaaagggggtgaaaaaaagtataagtctagggggaggtagacaatttaaattttctatctttttgcacttaaatgtaaatttttattactATTAATTTATGTTGGTTTCCCTAgcataacttgggttgctcacatcaaaaaaggggagattattggaaccccaaggttgttttggtgtgatcaacaagttaagttaggtcatgtgtatttaaccttatgtctaagtgtgcaggagcttaggagcacaggtactcgagcggaagacgcagctagcgagaaggacgacacgcggtgcgtccgagggacaaggcgtTGCGGAatagtacaccggcggacaagaaggaagcgcgcggtggttccgagggacgaaagccagagcgtaagattgctcggggagcaagagacgcagctagcgagaaggtcgacgactgagggacgaagactgcggatgagtacgctggcggacgagaaggaaacatgcggcgattccgagggaagagaagccggagggaagcacactcgagaagaccgaaagttgggttcgggtgagcccttttccggatggcagagatcacccatgtgagcggatccggagttgaagacccggaccaaggtgaaccgaaccagagcagtggtcctggatgaaaaagtcaacacaggttgactttactggtccagggcgcccggaacccctccgggtgcccggaccagcatgtttgaccagaacgcatctAAGGcattctgaacgttggggataaagttttatccccccagggtgcccggaacccttccaggcgccccgaccaaggatataaatatagccttggtccataagcttttcaacaatcacgagcatttcatttccaaagacttgtacgctttagttgtagttaagtttctgtttctgcacttcaacgttgtaagaggcttctccgcctacaggaGTTTTAATGCTTAATCttacttggattaacaaccacatcggttgtaaccaagtaaatccttgtgcctcgttctttatgtttttatttactgctttgcttactttaatttacaactgttagcttaaagagttcgagaagggtagtttctttttattttacaggCTATCCAACAAACCCCTCCTAGCCGAccctaacggtcctacagttagATCCTACTttattatttgatccctgtgtctaagtgtgcaggaacttaggagcgcaggaagtcgagcgaaaaacacagctagtgagaaggacaacacgggaagggagccgacggacttggtgtgtccgaaggatgagagagctgcagaagagtacaccggtggacgagaagaacgtgcgcagcgttcgagggacgagaagacgggtcggaagcttgctcgagaagaaggccaaAAATTGAGTTCGGATGAACCCTATTTCGATTGGTCATACTGATGCTAATGAGCATACATCATGCCAAATTTTGACACCTCTGGCATGCTACAATACACATCACATGAAATCAAatagtggtttgtcaattttttTATAACTCGTATTTGCAAAATATAGTATCAAAACTATAACATTACAAATGGGATAGGAAGTATAACATTgaatattatttcaaaacttgGTCCTAATCATTTCTCTTTAATATTGGTTAAGTATTTTATAGTAATCATTGGTGATTGGTGACGTCTAGATTGGAATGGCTTTTTCATGATGTGAACAATCTCATATCATCTCCATAGTTTAGTTTTGATCATGATTCAAGCAATGCCTACTTTTTGATGGATCAACCAAGATGGGGCAGGATAACTCTATTGAGTGTTAGAGATGACATAGGGAAAACCAATATTTATCTCCTTGCTTTGAACAATTATATACTACTTAAATGTttatttatcaattaaaattatatagttaacagaatatgtgTAGTTGAACATATAAATAACTTATAAATATGCAAAGATACAACTTCCAACGTATATATAACATGCAGAAAAGctaaaattttattattcaaTTGAAAATTAGTTCTAGTCAAGTTTAGGTCTTTAACAACAGTGCTGGTACTTCTAAAGGTATAGTATAACAATTACTCATACAAGCAAACTGCTGATAAAAGCAGAAAATCAAAGTTGACCTAAAAAGAGTATGCAAGTTTCTTCCAATTGGACATGAAATTTACGATGACATACTGTCATAAATTAGAACAGGAGCACCTACTATATTCAATAAAAATTGCTGAATCTATTATGCCAATAAAAGCAACTACTTAACCTTGCAAATTATAACATAGAAGAGAAGGATACATCTTTTAGCTGTGATAAGAAAGCAAGAGAAGAAGAAACATAAAATTAGATGTAGGGTACTAAAATGCAGATATTTTTAGCCAAGCCTTTATTGCTTCTAATCCAGATTAACAATTGAATACTTCAATAAAGAATTTGATAGCTTAGGCTAGATTGCTTGTGTATAAATCTTTGATTTAACAGGAACATGTGGTCACTACTATTGATTTGATGTGTGCACAAAATTAATTATCATCCAAAATAAATAACTATAATTTCTTCTCTCCTGcacaattaaaaataaacaaagatgTGTAatatgaagcaaaaaaaaaagaaccTCAGTGGCTTTTGAGACAACTGTAGCAGCAGGCTCAACACCCTGACTTGTCATCCCACCAGACACTAGACCTGTAAACACTTGGATTCAACAACTCAAGACAAGtaaaaagaacaagcaaaagaaAATGTAATAATTCTCACTTCAGATTGGACCTTTCAAGgccaaaaagttttaaaaagccAACTCTATATTAACCAGaacaaacctaaaccaaaaataTATAGAACGCGCATGCATATCAAAAAAATATAGAATATATAGAATATCATcccaaaacctaattttttttaagaatatatAGAACTTGCAAATTACCAGCACTATTTGTTTCAcaattgatattttttaaaaaatacattatcAAAAAAAAAGCATAAATCAACAACGCGCATGCATATAGCCAAACCTCAAGTAAATACAATTTAGTCGATAACTAAGAATAACTATATTTtggactttttattttatttgtaaaccAAATAGTCTaccattaataattaaataaagtttaataaatttactTCAATCTAGTTAACACGTTAAAGTAGAAGGGGAGCCTTAACGCAACAATAAAATTGACCttaaggtcatgggttcgagttgCGAAAACAATCTCTTGCAAAATGTAAAGTAAGGTTGTATATAATAGACCCAATGTGATTATGGATCTTTTGTACATCCTTTACAGATACGATATTTTTCAGAGTGGCCTCTAGTAGTTGAGATATAAGGGCTATTATTGCATGACTAGGATTAAACAATTCATATTCTTACTATTATTGATTATCAACAAAACTTAATTGTACTTTATCATGCACAATTAGTCATCCTCATAGCTCTTGGACAGTTTCTTGATGAGGCACCTATTCTAAGAGAAGGCAATGGTCGGAAGTGGCCAAGGGAACCCCTAGCTTTACCTCATGAAATGCTGAATGTACATCCCTTTACCTTTGCGATAAACAGCCTTCAAATTAGTCATGATTTTCCATGCTACGTTCAGATTCCTTACTTTATCTCATAGACAAACGAACAAAGTCTTGGCAgataataaaaatttcttttgtaACCAAAACAAGAAGGAACTAAAAAATATTTGTTTGAGTTGTAAATTAAATGAAGAAGCAGAGAGATCAAGAAGAGACATCGAGTCTCGGTTCGAAGCAGAAGCCGAAGCAGAGGTCGCGAAAGACTGAGGCTCCTTGTTTGAAGCAGAAGAGCGACCTCTCAGTGTAGGGGTGGCTCACCCATTTCCACACCTTCTTCTTCATGTCGAAGGTCAGTAGCTCCGGACACATTGGGGAGTGCATAAAGAGTAAGTCCCCGGCGCCGCAGGAGTTTAAATAATATCCACCTAACTTCTTGTACATGGAGATCGGCATTTGAGCCACCTCCCGCCATTTCTTATCCTCAAGTTCTAAAATCACCGCTCCCTCGTGCGGCCAGTCCCAGTTGAGCAATGCGACCATGACCAATTTGTTCGACAGGTTGATCAATCCAGCACAGGCACAAGGGAATGGCATAGGAATCAGAGGGTGAATGCTAGAGGGCGGCTTGATGAGGTCGAACGCCATTAAGTTGGGGGTCAGAAACGGATGGTAGACGAATTGGTAGAGCACGCCGTCGCATATGACGGCCTTGTGTTTGAATTTCCAGAGGTCGAGGTCTTGGGCGTAGTGAGTGGCCCACGATTTCGTCGTCGATTGGTAGATGTGGACCGATAAGTGCCATTGCAATTGCTGGGTGCGGCTGCACTTGGCGACGACCACGGTGTAGCCGCGCGTGCTGCGGTCGAACGACAAGGCCATCGTTCTGAAGGAGTCAGAGCAGCCGGGGACTTGAAGCAGCTTCCAGTCTCTCTTGATGGGACTGCCGACCAATAAGTGGTTCCTGTCACTGTGGTTCATTAAGCAGACCAGGCCGCAGGAGGAGGACACGCACTGGATGTCTGAGTGGAGGAAGTCGTCGAAGTTGGACCACCGGAGGAAGCAAGGGTCGTATACGCGGCCCGAAAAGTCGCCGGCGTCGTTAAAGAAGCGCCTGAAGAACAACGGCTTCTGTGGCGCCATCATCGGCCACGACAACGGGGGGCTGGAGTGAACCACCTCGTACCACCGTTTGCACACGATGCCCAATTTGATGACGTTGGCGGTGGGCAAAAAGGAGAGCACCTTCTGCAGAAGCTCGTCCGGTAGAATGGCGTCCCACGACACCAATGCTCccttgtcttcttcttcctcctcctcctcctcctcctcgccgtCACTATGTCTAGGGATCGTCCTGATCCAATAGGAGTGAACCACCTCGTACCACCGTTTGCACACGATGATGCCCAATTTGATGATGTTGGCGGTGGGCAAAAAGGAAAGCACCTTCTGCAGGAGTTCGTCCGGTAGAATGGCGTCCCACTTCAACAAtgttcccttctcttcttctcccttctcctcctcgccGCGAGACATCGTCCTGATCTCTACCACAATCacttcaaaaccctaaacctcaaAACCTAACAATCTCTTCTTTTCCCTTTAAATAACATCGTCCTGATCTCTACCTGAGGCTTCGTTTAAGAAATTTAGATATGCTAGGTCTTTATTTAGATTAATTTATAAGGTTAGGACTTAGGACTGATTctctttttataaaatttaataaataaaaaaagttaatatataattaatataggAAAACAGAAAAGATCAAtataagatattttttaatacctcaattattatttttcccttttattatgtagaaataaaatttaataattgaaatataaaaaattatattagaaagCGATTCATTTCtttcta is a window encoding:
- the LOC121979385 gene encoding F-box/kelch-repeat protein At3g61590-like — translated: MSRGEEEKGEEEKGTLLKWDAILPDELLQKVLSFLPTANIIKLGIIVCKRWYEVVHSYWIRTIPRHSDGEEEEEEEEEEDKGALVSWDAILPDELLQKVLSFLPTANVIKLGIVCKRWYEVVHSSPPLSWPMMAPQKPLFFRRFFNDAGDFSGRVYDPCFLRWSNFDDFLHSDIQCVSSSCGLVCLMNHSDRNHLLVGSPIKRDWKLLQVPGCSDSFRTMALSFDRSTRGYTVVVAKCSRTQQLQWHLSVHIYQSTTKSWATHYAQDLDLWKFKHKAVICDGVLYQFVYHPFLTPNLMAFDLIKPPSSIHPLIPMPFPCACAGLINLSNKLVMVALLNWDWPHEGAVILELEDKKWREVAQMPISMYKKLGGYYLNSCGAGDLLFMHSPMCPELLTFDMKKKVWKWVSHPYTERSLFCFKQGASVFRDLCFGFCFEPRLDVSS